Proteins encoded by one window of Sardina pilchardus chromosome 7, fSarPil1.1, whole genome shotgun sequence:
- the si:ch211-117c9.2 gene encoding solute carrier family 26 member 6 → MRMGVYEPKTGEFSVDRGILDELRLDEVARKRTGPRGPALKERLRESARCSLPKLKVWLFSWLPILSWLPRYKIRENGLGDLISGVSVGIMHLPQGMAYALLASLPPVYGLYTSFYPVLVYFIFGTSRHVSVGTFAVISIMIGSVCERLAPDANFMANITSNGSAVGEMGEVDKAARDAYRVQIATSITLLSGIFQVLLGLVRFGFVVTYLSEPLVRGYTTGAATHVVVSQLKYLFGINPKRFSGPMSQVYILIDLCYELPGTNIPTLVVSLVALAVMIIVKELNACYSKKLPLPIPIELIVIIGATVISYYGNLNQMYEIDVVGVIPSGLVPPRVPDLSLFPSVVGEAFAIAVVGYAINISLGKTFGLKHGYKVDSNQELVALGLCNTVGGFFQCYSVTTSLSRSLIQESTGGKTQVAGAISALIVLVTVLKLGSLFEELPKAVLATIVFVNLKGMFKQYMDIPMLWKSNKVDLLIWVVTCICTVLLNLDLGLAASIAFSLLTVIFRTQLPKYYLLGWVPGTELYLDTETYEEAKEIPGITIFRSSATVYYANAEMYRDALEDKSGININKLLKQKKKQAAKQQRLQAKEEKRAQKQKTKENGAVSVAANGTAHPVHKETDSVHWRGSNADLQKGNGVALHSANGCVNKGFEQESGTHTCDVGHDTMLEEGRSAEVSSGSCKHSIILDLSTVGFADTVALKTLKNICRDFGEVDMTVYLAGCQVCVVRQLERGGFFSASIPKSRLFPSIHDAVLHCLNHMGKDLPSYDCALEMACGTQL, encoded by the exons ATGAGAATGGGGGTGTATGAGCCTAAGACTGGGGAGTTTAGTGTGGACAGGGGCATACTGGACGAGCTCAGACTGGACGAGGTGGCCCGAAAACGGACAGGTCCACGAGGGCCCGCTCTGAAGGAGCGACTGCGGGAATCAGCTCG GTGTTCTCTGCCCAAGCTGAAGGTCTGGCTCTTCTCCTGGCTCCCCATCCTGTCCTGGCTACCGCGCTACAAAATCCGCGAGAATGGCCTGGGGGACCTCATCTCTGGCGTCAGTGTGGGAATCATGCATCTGCCGCAAG GCATGGCGTATGCTCTGCTGGCCTCACTGCCACCAGTCTATGGGCTGTACACGTCCTTCTACCCCGTACTCGTCTACTTTATCTTCGGCACCTCCAGACACGTCTCTGTAG GTACATTTGCTGTCATCAGCATCAtgattggcagtgtgtgtgagcggttaGCACCTGATGCTAACTTCATGGCTAACATAACAAGTAACGGGTCCGCTGTGGGAGAGATGGGAGAGGTGGATAAAGCAGCCAGGGATGCATACCGTGTCCAGATAGCCACTTCTATCACCTTACTCAGTGGAATCTTCCAG GTGTTGTTGGGGTTGGTGAGATTTGGCTTTGTGGTGACGTATCTGTCAGAGCCGCTGGTCAGAGGCTACACCACAGGAGCAGCCACACATGTGGTCGTCTCTCAGCTGAAGTACCTGTTTGGGATCAACCCCAAGCGCTTTTCTGGGCCGATGTCCCAAGTTTAT ATACTGATTGACCTCTGCTATGAGCTACCTGGTACCAACATCCCCACTCTGGTGGTCAGTCTGGTGGCCCTGGCTGTCATGATTATCGTCAAAGAGTTAAACGCCTGCTACAGCAAAAAGCTACCGCTGCCCATTCCTATTGAGCTTATCGTG ATAATAGGAGCAACAGTGATCTCATATTATGGGAATCTCAATCAGATGTATGAAATTGATGTGGTCGGGGTGATTCCAAGTGG CCTGGTGCCCCCGCGTGTGCCTGACCTCAGCCTGTTCCCCTCGGTAGTGGGTGAGGCCTTCGCCATAGCAGTGGTGGGCTATGCCATCAACATCTCCTTGGGCAAGACTTTTGGCCTGAAACACGGCTATAAAGTAGACAGCAACCAG GAGCTGGTAGCGCTGGGTCTCTGTAATACGGTGGGTGGCTTCTTCCAGTGCTACTCCGTCACCACCTCTCTGTCTCGCAGTCTGATTCAGGAGAGCACAGGAGGAAAGACacag GTGGCTGGGGCCATTTCTGCTCTAATTGTGCTAGTCACAGTGCTGAAGCTGGGTTCGCTGTTTGAGGAACTGCCCAAG GCTGTGCTTGCCACCATTGTGTTTGTGAACCTGAAGGGGATGTTCAAGCAGTACATGGACATCCCCATGCTGTGGAAGAGCAACAAAGTAGATCTG ctgATATGGGTGGTGACGTGCATCTGTACAGTTCTGCTCAATCTGGACCTGGGTCTGGCAGCCTCCATCGCATTCAGCCTCCTCACTGTCATCTTCAGAACACAGCT TCCAAAGTATTACCTGCTTGGCTGGGTGCCAGGGACGGAACTCTACCTGGACACCGAGACCTATGAGGAG GCCAAGGAGATCCCGGGCATCACTATCTTCCGCTCCTCTGCCACTGTGTATTATGCCAACGCTGAGATGTACAGAGACGCCCTGGAGGACAAg AGTGGGATCAATATCAACAAGCTGCTGAAACAGAAGAAGAAGCAGGCCGCAAAGCAGCAGCGTTTACAAgccaaagaggagaagagagcccagaaacagaaaacaaaagag AACGGAGCGGTCAGCGTCGCGGCCAACGGAACGGCGCATCCCGTCCACAAGGAGACGGACTCGGTCCACTGGCGCGGCTCGAACGCCGACCTGCAGAAGGGCAACGGCGTGGCACTGCACAGTGCCAACGGCTGCGTCAACAAGGGCTTCGAGCAGGAGTCAGGGACGCACACGTGCGACGTGGGACACGACACGATGTTGGAGGAGGGGCGGAGCGCGGAGGTGTCCAGCGGCTCCTGCAAACACTCCATCATCCTGGACCTGTCCACTGTGGGCTTCGCCGACACCGTCGCACTCAAGACCCTGAAAAAT atatGTCGGGACTTTGGTGAGGTGGACATGACTGTGTACCTAGCAGGCTGTCAAG tgtgtgttgtccgACAGCTGGAACGAGGGGGCTTCTTCTCTGCCTCCATCCCTAAGAGTCGCCTGTTCCCCTCCATTCATGACGCAGTGCTGCACTGCCTCAACCACATGGGCAAAGACCTACCAAGCTATGACTGTGCACTG gaGATGGCCTGTGGTACTCAGCTGTGA